The following coding sequences are from one Streptomyces sp. NBC_00536 window:
- the groL gene encoding chaperonin GroEL (60 kDa chaperone family; promotes refolding of misfolded polypeptides especially under stressful conditions; forms two stacked rings of heptamers to form a barrel-shaped 14mer; ends can be capped by GroES; misfolded proteins enter the barrel where they are refolded when GroES binds), protein MAKIIAFNEEARRGLERGMNQLADAVKVTLGPKGRNVVLEKKWGAPTITNDGVSIAKEIELEDPYEKIGAELVKEVAKKTDDVAGDGTTTATVLAQALVREGLRNVAAGANPMALKRGIEKAVEAVSAALLAQAKDVETKEQIASTASISAADTQIGELIAEAMDKVGKEGVITVEESQTFGLELELTEGMRFDKGYISAYFATDMERMESSLDDPYILIVNSKIGSVKDLLPLLEKVMQSGKPLLIIAEDVEGEALSTLVVNKIRGTFKSVAVKAPGFGDRRKAMLGDIAILTGGTVISEEVGLKLENAGLDLLGRARKVVITKDETTIVDGSGDSDQVQGRVNQIRAEIENSDSDYDREKLQERLAKLAGGVAVIKAGAATEVELKERKHRIEDAVRNAKAAVEEGIVAGGGVALLQASAVFEKLELTGDEATGANAVKLALEAPLKQIAVNGGLEGGVVVEKVRNLPIGHGLNAATGEYVDMIAEGIIDPAKVTRSALQNAASIAALFLTTEAVIADKPEKAGAPAGGGMPGGDMDF, encoded by the coding sequence ATGGCCAAGATCATTGCGTTCAACGAGGAGGCCCGGCGCGGTCTCGAGCGAGGCATGAACCAGCTCGCCGACGCCGTCAAGGTCACCCTTGGCCCCAAGGGTCGCAACGTCGTCCTTGAGAAGAAGTGGGGCGCCCCCACGATCACCAACGATGGTGTCTCCATCGCCAAGGAGATCGAGCTCGAGGACCCGTACGAGAAGATCGGCGCCGAGCTGGTCAAGGAAGTCGCCAAGAAGACGGATGACGTCGCCGGTGACGGTACGACCACGGCCACCGTGCTGGCCCAGGCGCTCGTCCGCGAGGGCCTGCGCAACGTAGCCGCCGGTGCGAACCCGATGGCCCTCAAGCGTGGTATCGAGAAGGCCGTCGAGGCCGTCTCCGCCGCCCTGCTGGCCCAGGCCAAGGATGTCGAGACCAAGGAGCAGATCGCTTCTACGGCCTCCATCTCCGCCGCCGACACCCAGATCGGCGAGCTCATCGCCGAGGCGATGGACAAGGTCGGCAAGGAAGGCGTCATCACGGTCGAGGAGTCGCAGACCTTCGGCCTGGAGCTTGAGCTCACCGAGGGCATGCGCTTCGACAAGGGCTACATCTCGGCGTACTTCGCCACCGACATGGAGCGCATGGAGTCGTCCCTCGACGACCCGTACATCCTGATCGTCAACTCCAAGATCGGCTCGGTCAAGGACCTGCTGCCGCTCCTGGAGAAGGTCATGCAGTCCGGCAAGCCGCTGCTGATCATCGCCGAGGACGTCGAGGGCGAGGCTCTGTCGACCCTGGTCGTCAACAAGATCCGCGGCACCTTCAAGTCCGTCGCCGTCAAGGCTCCGGGCTTCGGCGACCGCCGCAAGGCCATGCTCGGTGACATCGCCATCCTCACGGGCGGCACCGTCATCTCCGAGGAGGTCGGCCTCAAGCTGGAGAACGCGGGCCTCGACCTGCTCGGCCGCGCCCGCAAGGTCGTCATCACCAAGGACGAGACCACGATCGTCGACGGCTCCGGCGACAGCGACCAGGTCCAGGGTCGCGTCAACCAGATCCGCGCCGAGATCGAGAACTCCGACTCGGACTACGACCGCGAGAAGCTCCAGGAGCGCCTCGCGAAGCTGGCCGGCGGCGTGGCCGTCATCAAGGCCGGTGCCGCGACGGAGGTTGAGCTCAAGGAGCGCAAGCACCGCATCGAGGACGCCGTCCGCAACGCCAAGGCGGCCGTCGAAGAGGGCATCGTCGCCGGTGGCGGCGTGGCCCTGCTCCAGGCCTCCGCGGTCTTCGAGAAGCTCGAGCTCACCGGCGACGAGGCGACCGGCGCCAACGCCGTCAAGCTCGCGCTGGAGGCCCCGCTCAAGCAGATCGCCGTCAACGGTGGTCTCGAGGGTGGCGTCGTCGTCGAGAAGGTGCGCAACCTGCCGATCGGTCACGGCCTGAACGCCGCGACCGGCGAGTACGTCGACATGATCGCCGAGGGCATCATCGACCCGGCGAAGGTCACCCGCTCCGCGCTGCAGAACGCGGCGTCGATCGCGGCCCTCTTCCTCACCACCGAGGCCGTCATCGCCGACAAGCCCGAGAAGGCCGGTGC
- a CDS encoding cold-shock protein, with product MAQGTVKWFNAEKGYGFIAVDGGADVFVHYSAIQMDGYRTLEEGQRVEFEISQGQKGPQADMVKLAVG from the coding sequence ATGGCTCAGGGCACCGTCAAGTGGTTCAACGCGGAGAAGGGCTACGGCTTCATCGCGGTCGACGGTGGTGCGGATGTGTTCGTCCACTACAGCGCCATCCAGATGGACGGATACCGCACCCTTGAAGAGGGTCAGCGGGTCGAGTTCGAGATCTCGCAGGGCCAGAAGGGTCCGCAGGCGGACATGGTCAAGCTCGCAGTCGGCTAG
- a CDS encoding MoaD/ThiS family protein: protein MSVNVRIPTILRTYTGGQAEVPAEGATLSEVIDSLEQSHPGIAARVLDDQGKLRRFVNVYVNDDDVRFESGLQTPTPDGVGVSIIPAVAGG from the coding sequence ATGAGCGTCAACGTCCGCATCCCCACCATCCTGCGCACCTACACCGGCGGCCAGGCCGAGGTCCCCGCCGAGGGCGCGACCCTCAGCGAGGTCATCGACTCCCTGGAGCAGAGCCACCCGGGCATCGCCGCCCGCGTGCTCGACGACCAGGGCAAGCTGCGCCGCTTCGTGAACGTCTACGTGAACGACGACGACGTGCGCTTCGAGAGCGGGCTGCAGACGCCGACGCCCGACGGCGTGGGTGTCTCGATCATTCCCGCCGTCGCGGGCGGCTGA
- the thrC gene encoding threonine synthase, whose product MSAQTVATSAATTTSATSAATTVDLGPAVALSCRECATRFELGPIFACAECFGPLEVAYELPAGDPEALRAAIEAGPANIWRYAPLLPVPADVASKPNLNPGFTKLVDAENLAKELGVTGKLYVKDDSGNPTHSFKDRVVAIAVEAARAFGYTTLSCSSTGNLAGAVGAAAARAGLRSCVFIPHDLEQGKVVMAGVYGGDLVGIEGNYDDVNRFCSELIGDPLGEGWGFVNVNLRPYYGEGSKTLAYEICEQLGWQLPDQIVIPIASGSQLTKIDKGLQELIKLGLVEDKPYKIFGAQAEGCSPVSTAFKAGHDVVRPQKPDTIAKSLAIGNPADGPYVLDIARRTGGYVEDVNDTQVVEAIKILAQTEGIFAETAGGVTVGVTKKLIENGQLDPALTTVILNTGDGLKTLEAVAGDSGQTATIRPSLDAFRAAGLA is encoded by the coding sequence ATGTCTGCACAGACTGTCGCCACCTCTGCCGCGACCACCACTTCCGCCACTTCTGCTGCGACCACCGTCGATCTCGGACCCGCCGTCGCGCTTTCCTGCCGCGAATGTGCCACCCGCTTCGAACTGGGTCCCATTTTCGCCTGCGCCGAGTGTTTCGGCCCCCTGGAAGTCGCCTACGAGCTTCCGGCCGGTGACCCCGAAGCGCTGCGCGCCGCGATCGAGGCCGGCCCGGCCAACATCTGGCGCTACGCCCCGCTGCTGCCCGTCCCCGCCGACGTGGCCTCGAAGCCGAACCTGAACCCGGGCTTCACCAAGCTCGTGGACGCCGAGAACCTGGCCAAGGAGCTGGGCGTCACCGGCAAGCTCTACGTCAAGGACGACTCCGGCAACCCGACGCACTCCTTCAAGGACCGGGTCGTCGCGATCGCCGTCGAGGCCGCCCGCGCCTTCGGCTACACCACGCTCTCCTGCTCCTCCACGGGCAACCTGGCCGGGGCCGTCGGCGCCGCCGCCGCCCGCGCCGGACTGCGCTCCTGCGTGTTCATCCCGCACGACCTGGAGCAGGGCAAGGTCGTCATGGCCGGCGTGTACGGCGGTGACCTGGTCGGCATCGAGGGCAACTACGACGACGTCAACCGCTTCTGCTCCGAACTGATCGGCGACCCGCTCGGCGAGGGCTGGGGCTTCGTCAACGTCAACCTGCGCCCGTACTACGGCGAGGGCTCCAAGACGCTGGCGTACGAGATCTGCGAGCAGCTCGGCTGGCAGCTGCCCGACCAGATCGTCATCCCGATCGCGTCCGGCTCGCAGCTCACGAAGATCGACAAGGGCCTCCAGGAGCTGATCAAGCTCGGCCTGGTCGAGGACAAGCCGTACAAGATCTTCGGCGCCCAGGCCGAGGGCTGCTCGCCCGTCTCGACCGCCTTCAAGGCCGGTCACGACGTGGTCCGCCCGCAGAAGCCGGACACCATCGCCAAGTCGCTGGCCATCGGCAACCCGGCCGACGGCCCGTACGTCCTGGACATCGCCCGCCGTACGGGCGGCTACGTCGAGGACGTCAACGACACGCAGGTCGTCGAGGCCATCAAGATCCTGGCGCAGACCGAGGGCATCTTCGCCGAGACCGCGGGCGGCGTGACCGTCGGCGTGACGAAGAAGCTCATCGAGAACGGGCAGCTCGACCCGGCGCTCACCACCGTGATCCTGAACACCGGTGACGGCCTCAAGACCCTGGAGGCGGTGGCCGGCGACAGCGGCCAGACCGCCACCATCCGCCCGAGCCTGGACGCGTTCCGCGCCGCCGGCCTGGCGTGA